A genomic stretch from Mesoplodon densirostris isolate mMesDen1 chromosome 3, mMesDen1 primary haplotype, whole genome shotgun sequence includes:
- the ADAMTS10 gene encoding A disintegrin and metalloproteinase with thrombospondin motifs 10 isoform X1, with the protein MAPACQILRWALALGLGLTFEVTHAFRSQDEFLSSLESYEIAFPTRVDHNGALLAFSPPTPRRQRRGTGPQAESRLFYKVAAPSTHFLLNLTRSPRLLAGHVSVEYWTREGLAWQRAARPHCLYAGHLQGQAGSSHVAISTCGGLHGLIVADEEEYLIEPLQGGPKGHRGPEESGPHVVYKRSSLRHPHLDTACGVRDEKPWKGRPWWLRTLKPPPAWPLGNETERGQPGLKRSVSRERYVETLVVADKMMVAYHGRRDVEQYVLAIMNIVAKLFQDSSLGNIVNILVTRLILLTEDQPTLEITHHAGKSLDSFCKWQKSIVNRSGHGNAIPENGVANHDTAVLITRYDICIYKNKPCGTLGLAPVGGMCERERSCSINEDIGLATAFTIAHEIGHTFGMNHDGVGNSCGARGQDPAKLMAAHITMKTNPFVWSSCSRDYITSFLDLGLGLCLNNRPPRQDFVYPTVAPGQAYDADEQCRFQHGVKSRQCKYGEVCSELWCLSKSNRCITNSIPAAEGTLCQTHTIDKGWCYKRVCVPFGSRPEGVDGAWGPWTPWGDCSRTCGGGVSSSSRHCDSPRPTIGGKYCLGERRRHRSCNTDDCPPGSQDFREMQCSEFDSVPFRGKFYTWKTYRGGGVKACSLTCLAEGFNFYTERAAAVVDGTPCRPDTVDICVSGECKHVGCDRVLGSDLREDKCRVCGGDGSACETIEGVFSPAWPGAGTRNGGDRQVQGRAKWVTSELHCPGYEEVVWIPKGSVHIFIQDLNLSLSHLALKGDQESLLLEGLPGTPQPHRLPLAGTTFQLRQGPDQTQSLEALGPINASLIVMVLARTELPVLRYRFNAPITRDALPPYSWYYAPWTKCSAQCAGGSQVQAVECRNQLDSSAVAPHHCSAHSKLPKRQRACNTEPCPPDWVVGNWSRCSRSCDAGVRSRSVVCQRRVSAAEEKALDDSACPQPRPPVLEACHGPACPPEWAALDWSECTPSCGPGLRHRVVLCKSADHRATLPPTHCPPAAKPPATMRCNLRRCPPARWVAGEWGECSAQCGFGQQQRPVRCSSHTGQPSRECADALRPPATQQCEAKCDSAPPGDGLEECKDVNKVAYCPLVLKFQFCSRAYFRQMCCKTCQGR; encoded by the exons ATGGCTCCTGCCTGCCAGATCCTCCGCTGGGCCCTCGCCCTGGGGCTGGGCCTCACGTTCGAGGTCACACACGCCTTCCGGTCTCAAG ATGAGTTCCTGTCCAGTCTGGAGAGCTATGAGATCGCCTTCCCCACCCGAGTGGACCACAACGGGGCACTGCTGGCCTtctcacccccaacccccaggagGCAGCGTCGGGGCACAGGGCCCCAAGCAGAGTCCCGCCTTTTCTACAAGGTGGCTGCACCGAGCACCCACTTCCTGCTGAACCTGACCCGCAGCCCTCGCCTCCTGGCCGGGCATGTCTCCGTGGAGTACTGGACTCGAGAGGGCCTGGCCTGGCAGAGGGCCGCCCGGCCCCACTGCCTCTATGCCGGCCACCTGCAGGGCCAGGCCGGCAGCTCCCATGTGGCCATCAGCACCTGTGGGGGCCTG CATGGCCTGATTGTGGCAGATGAAGAAGAATACTTAATCGAGCCCCTGCAAGGTGGGCCCAAGGGGCACCGGGGCCCAGAGGAGAGTGGTCCACACGTGGTGTACAAGCGTTCCTCCCTGCGTCACCCCCACCTGGACACAGCCTGTGGAGTGAGAG ATGAGAAACCGTGGAAGGGGCGGCCTTGGTGGCTGCGCACCCTGAAACCGCCACCTGCCTGGCCCCTCGGGAATGAAACAGAGCGCGGCCAGCCAGGCCTGAAGCGCTCGGTCAGCCGAGAGCGCTATGTGGAGACCCTGGTGGTGGCTGACAAGATGATGGTGGCCTACCACGGGCGCCGAGACGTGGAACAGTATGTGCTGGCCATCATGAACATT GTTGCCAAACTTTTCCAGGACTCGAGTCTGGGAAACATCGTTAATATCCTGGTAACACGCCTTATCCTGCTCACGGAGGACCAG CCCACCCTGGAGATCACCCACCATGCTGGGAAGTCCCTGGACAGCTTCTGTAAGTGGCAGAAATCCATCGTGAACCGCAGCGGCCATGGCAATGCCATTCCAGAGAACGGCGTGGCCAACCATGACACAGCGGTGCTCATCACACG CTATGACATCTGCATCTACAAGAACAAACCCTGCGGCACACTAG GCCTGGCCCCCGTGGGCGGGATGTGTGAGCGAGAGAGAAGTTGTAGCATCAACGAAGACATCGGCCTGGCCACAGCATTCACCATTGCCCACGAGATCGGACACAC GTTTGGTATGAACCACGACGGCGTGGGGAACAGCTGCGGGGCCCGTGGCCAGGACCCAGCCAAACTCATGGCTGCGCACATCACCATGAAGACCAACCCGTTTGTGTGGTCCTCCTGCAGCCGTGACTACATCACCAGCTTTCTGGA CTTgggcctggggctctgcctgAACAACCGGCCGCCCAGACAGGACTTCGTGTACCCAACAGTGGCCCCCGGCCAGGCCTATGATGCAGATGAACAATGCCGCTTCCAGCATGGAGTCAAATCGCGTCAGTGTAAATACGGG GAGGTCTGCAGCGAGTTGTGGTGTCTGAGCAAGAGCAACCGGTGCATCACCAACAGCATCCCGGCCGCCGAGGGCACGCTGTGCCAGACGCACACCATCGACAAGGGG TGGTGCTACAAGCGGGTCTGCGTCCCCTTCGGGTCGCGGCCGGAGGGCGTGGACGGCGCCTGGGGCCCGTGGACCCCGTGGGGCGACTGCAGCCGGACGTGCGGCGGCGGCGTGTCCTCCTCCAGCCGTCACTGCGACAGCCCCAG GCCGACGATCGGGGGCAAGTACTGCCTGGGCGAGAGACGGAGGCACCGTTCCTGCAACACCGAT GACTGTCCCCCAGGCTCCCAGGACTTCAGGGAAATGCAGTGCTCTGAATTTGACAGTGTCCCCTTCCGTGGAAAATTCTACACGTGGAAAACGTACCGGGGAG GGGGCGTGAAGGCCTGCTCGCTCACGTGCCTAGCAGAAGGCTTCAACTTCTACACGGAGAGGGCGGCGGCTGTGGTGGACGGGACGCCCTGCCGCCCAGACACAGTGGACATTTGTGTCAGCGGCGAGTGCAAG CACGTGGGCTGCGACCGGGTCCTGGGCTCTGACCTGCGGGAAGACAAGTGCAGAGTGTGTGGGGGTGATGGCAGCGCCTGCGAAACCATCGAGGGGGTCTTCAGCCCAGCCTGGCCTGGAGCCG GGACCAGGAATGGGGGAGACAGGCAGGTGCAGGGAAGGGCCAAGTGGGTGACATCTGAGCTCCACTGTCCAGGGTACGAGGAAGTCGTCTGGATCCCCAAAGGCTCCGTCCACATTTTCATCCAGGACCTGAACCTCTCCCTCAGTCACCTGG CCCTGAAGGGGGACCAGGAGTCCCTGCTGCTGGAGGGGCTGCCCGGGACCCCCCAGCCCCACCGCCTGCCCCTGGCCGGGACCACCTTTCAGCTGCGACAAGGGCCGGATCAGACCCAGAGCCTAGAAGCCCTGGGACCCATTAACGCATCTCTCATCGTCATG GTGCTGGCCCGGACTGAGCTGCCAGTCCTCCGCTACCGCTTCAATGCACCCATCACCCGAGATGCACTGCCTCCGTACTCCTGGTACTACGCGCCCTGGACCAAGTGCTCGGCCCAGTGTGCAGGCG GCAGCCAGGTGCAGGCTGTGGAGTGCCGCAATCAGCTGGACAGCTCAGCCGTGGCTCCGCACCACTGCAGCGCCCACAGCAAGCTACCCAAGAGGCAGCGCGCCTGCAACACAGAGCCCTGCCCACCCGA ctGGGTCGTAGGGAACTGGTCGCGCTGCAGCCGCAGCTGTGATGCGGGCGTGCGCAGCCGCTCCGTCGTGTGCCAGCGCCGCGTGTCGGCCGCCGAGGAGAAGGCGCTGGACGACAGCGCTTGCCCGCAGCCGCGCCCACCGGTGCTGGAGGCCTGCCACGGCCCGGCCTGCCCTCCGGAGTGGGCCGCCCTCGACTGGTCGGAG TGCACCCCCAGCTGCGGGCCGGGCCTCCGCCACCGTGTCGTCCTTTGTAAGAGCGCAGATCATCGCGCCACACTGCCCCCCACGCACTGCCCGCCCGCGGCCAAGCCGCCGGCGACCATGCGCTGCAACCTGCGCCGCTGCCCGCCGGCCCGCTGGGTGGCGGGAGAGTGGGGTGAG TGCTCCGCGCAGTGCGGCTTCGGGCAGCAACAGCGCCCGGTACgctgctccagccacacagggCAGCCCTCACGCGAGTGCGCGGACGCCCTGCGGCCCCCCGCCACGCAGCAGTGCGAGGCCAAGTGTGACAGCGCGCCCCCCGGGGATGGCCTGGAAG AGTGCAAGGATGTGAACAAGGTCGCCTACTGCCCCCTGGTGCTGAAATTTCAGTTCTGCAGCCGAGCCTACTTCCGCCAGATGTGCTGCAAAACCTGCCAAGGCCGCTAG
- the ADAMTS10 gene encoding A disintegrin and metalloproteinase with thrombospondin motifs 10 isoform X4 codes for MAPACQILRWALALGLGLTFEVTHAFRSQDEFLSSLESYEIAFPTRVDHNGALLAFSPPTPRRQRRGTGPQAESRLFYKVAAPSTHFLLNLTRSPRLLAGHVSVEYWTREGLAWQRAARPHCLYAGHLQGQAGSSHVAISTCGGLHGLIVADEEEYLIEPLQGGPKGHRGPEESGPHVVYKRSSLRHPHLDTACGVRDEKPWKGRPWWLRTLKPPPAWPLGNETERGQPGLKRSVSRERYVETLVVADKMMVAYHGRRDVEQYVLAIMNIVAKLFQDSSLGNIVNILVTRLILLTEDQPTLEITHHAGKSLDSFCKWQKSIVNRSGHGNAIPENGVANHDTAVLITRYDICIYKNKPCGTLGLAPVGGMCERERSCSINEDIGLATAFTIAHEIGHTFGMNHDGVGNSCGARGQDPAKLMAAHITMKTNPFVWSSCSRDYITSFLDLGLGLCLNNRPPRQDFVYPTVAPGQAYDADEQCRFQHGVKSRQCKYGEVCSELWCLSKSNRCITNSIPAAEGTLCQTHTIDKGWCYKRVCVPFGSRPEGVDGAWGPWTPWGDCSRTCGGGVSSSSRHCDSPRPTIGGKYCLGERRRHRSCNTDDCPPGSQDFREMQCSEFDSVPFRGKFYTWKTYRGGGVKACSLTCLAEGFNFYTERAAAVVDGTPCRPDTVDICVSGECKHVGCDRVLGSDLREDKCRVCGGDGSACETIEGVFSPAWPGAGTRNGGDRQVQGRAKWVTSELHCPGYEEVVWIPKGSVHIFIQDLNLSLSHLALKGDQESLLLEGLPGTPQPHRLPLAGTTFQLRQGPDQTQSLEALGPINASLIVMVLARTELPVLRYRFNAPITRDALPPYSWYYAPWTKCSAQCAGARCRLWSAAISWTAQPWLRTTAAPTASYPRGSAPATQSPAHPTGS; via the exons ATGGCTCCTGCCTGCCAGATCCTCCGCTGGGCCCTCGCCCTGGGGCTGGGCCTCACGTTCGAGGTCACACACGCCTTCCGGTCTCAAG ATGAGTTCCTGTCCAGTCTGGAGAGCTATGAGATCGCCTTCCCCACCCGAGTGGACCACAACGGGGCACTGCTGGCCTtctcacccccaacccccaggagGCAGCGTCGGGGCACAGGGCCCCAAGCAGAGTCCCGCCTTTTCTACAAGGTGGCTGCACCGAGCACCCACTTCCTGCTGAACCTGACCCGCAGCCCTCGCCTCCTGGCCGGGCATGTCTCCGTGGAGTACTGGACTCGAGAGGGCCTGGCCTGGCAGAGGGCCGCCCGGCCCCACTGCCTCTATGCCGGCCACCTGCAGGGCCAGGCCGGCAGCTCCCATGTGGCCATCAGCACCTGTGGGGGCCTG CATGGCCTGATTGTGGCAGATGAAGAAGAATACTTAATCGAGCCCCTGCAAGGTGGGCCCAAGGGGCACCGGGGCCCAGAGGAGAGTGGTCCACACGTGGTGTACAAGCGTTCCTCCCTGCGTCACCCCCACCTGGACACAGCCTGTGGAGTGAGAG ATGAGAAACCGTGGAAGGGGCGGCCTTGGTGGCTGCGCACCCTGAAACCGCCACCTGCCTGGCCCCTCGGGAATGAAACAGAGCGCGGCCAGCCAGGCCTGAAGCGCTCGGTCAGCCGAGAGCGCTATGTGGAGACCCTGGTGGTGGCTGACAAGATGATGGTGGCCTACCACGGGCGCCGAGACGTGGAACAGTATGTGCTGGCCATCATGAACATT GTTGCCAAACTTTTCCAGGACTCGAGTCTGGGAAACATCGTTAATATCCTGGTAACACGCCTTATCCTGCTCACGGAGGACCAG CCCACCCTGGAGATCACCCACCATGCTGGGAAGTCCCTGGACAGCTTCTGTAAGTGGCAGAAATCCATCGTGAACCGCAGCGGCCATGGCAATGCCATTCCAGAGAACGGCGTGGCCAACCATGACACAGCGGTGCTCATCACACG CTATGACATCTGCATCTACAAGAACAAACCCTGCGGCACACTAG GCCTGGCCCCCGTGGGCGGGATGTGTGAGCGAGAGAGAAGTTGTAGCATCAACGAAGACATCGGCCTGGCCACAGCATTCACCATTGCCCACGAGATCGGACACAC GTTTGGTATGAACCACGACGGCGTGGGGAACAGCTGCGGGGCCCGTGGCCAGGACCCAGCCAAACTCATGGCTGCGCACATCACCATGAAGACCAACCCGTTTGTGTGGTCCTCCTGCAGCCGTGACTACATCACCAGCTTTCTGGA CTTgggcctggggctctgcctgAACAACCGGCCGCCCAGACAGGACTTCGTGTACCCAACAGTGGCCCCCGGCCAGGCCTATGATGCAGATGAACAATGCCGCTTCCAGCATGGAGTCAAATCGCGTCAGTGTAAATACGGG GAGGTCTGCAGCGAGTTGTGGTGTCTGAGCAAGAGCAACCGGTGCATCACCAACAGCATCCCGGCCGCCGAGGGCACGCTGTGCCAGACGCACACCATCGACAAGGGG TGGTGCTACAAGCGGGTCTGCGTCCCCTTCGGGTCGCGGCCGGAGGGCGTGGACGGCGCCTGGGGCCCGTGGACCCCGTGGGGCGACTGCAGCCGGACGTGCGGCGGCGGCGTGTCCTCCTCCAGCCGTCACTGCGACAGCCCCAG GCCGACGATCGGGGGCAAGTACTGCCTGGGCGAGAGACGGAGGCACCGTTCCTGCAACACCGAT GACTGTCCCCCAGGCTCCCAGGACTTCAGGGAAATGCAGTGCTCTGAATTTGACAGTGTCCCCTTCCGTGGAAAATTCTACACGTGGAAAACGTACCGGGGAG GGGGCGTGAAGGCCTGCTCGCTCACGTGCCTAGCAGAAGGCTTCAACTTCTACACGGAGAGGGCGGCGGCTGTGGTGGACGGGACGCCCTGCCGCCCAGACACAGTGGACATTTGTGTCAGCGGCGAGTGCAAG CACGTGGGCTGCGACCGGGTCCTGGGCTCTGACCTGCGGGAAGACAAGTGCAGAGTGTGTGGGGGTGATGGCAGCGCCTGCGAAACCATCGAGGGGGTCTTCAGCCCAGCCTGGCCTGGAGCCG GGACCAGGAATGGGGGAGACAGGCAGGTGCAGGGAAGGGCCAAGTGGGTGACATCTGAGCTCCACTGTCCAGGGTACGAGGAAGTCGTCTGGATCCCCAAAGGCTCCGTCCACATTTTCATCCAGGACCTGAACCTCTCCCTCAGTCACCTGG CCCTGAAGGGGGACCAGGAGTCCCTGCTGCTGGAGGGGCTGCCCGGGACCCCCCAGCCCCACCGCCTGCCCCTGGCCGGGACCACCTTTCAGCTGCGACAAGGGCCGGATCAGACCCAGAGCCTAGAAGCCCTGGGACCCATTAACGCATCTCTCATCGTCATG GTGCTGGCCCGGACTGAGCTGCCAGTCCTCCGCTACCGCTTCAATGCACCCATCACCCGAGATGCACTGCCTCCGTACTCCTGGTACTACGCGCCCTGGACCAAGTGCTCGGCCCAGTGTGCAGGCG CCAGGTGCAGGCTGTGGAGTGCCGCAATCAGCTGGACAGCTCAGCCGTGGCTCCGCACCACTGCAGCGCCCACAGCAAGCTACCCAAGAGGCAGCGCGCCTGCAACACAGAGCCCTGCCCACCCGA ctGGGTCGTAG
- the ADAMTS10 gene encoding A disintegrin and metalloproteinase with thrombospondin motifs 10 isoform X3 produces the protein MAPACQILRWALALGLGLTFEVTHAFRSQDEFLSSLESYEIAFPTRVDHNGALLAFSPPTPRRQRRGTGPQAESRLFYKVAAPSTHFLLNLTRSPRLLAGHVSVEYWTREGLAWQRAARPHCLYAGHLQGQAGSSHVAISTCGGLHGLIVADEEEYLIEPLQGGPKGHRGPEESGPHVVYKRSSLRHPHLDTACGVRDEKPWKGRPWWLRTLKPPPAWPLGNETERGQPGLKRSVSRERYVETLVVADKMMVAYHGRRDVEQYVLAIMNIVAKLFQDSSLGNIVNILVTRLILLTEDQPTLEITHHAGKSLDSFCKWQKSIVNRSGHGNAIPENGVANHDTAVLITRYDICIYKNKPCGTLGLAPVGGMCERERSCSINEDIGLATAFTIAHEIGHTFGMNHDGVGNSCGARGQDPAKLMAAHITMKTNPFVWSSCSRDYITSFLDLGLGLCLNNRPPRQDFVYPTVAPGQAYDADEQCRFQHGVKSRQCKYGEVCSELWCLSKSNRCITNSIPAAEGTLCQTHTIDKGWCYKRVCVPFGSRPEGVDGAWGPWTPWGDCSRTCGGGVSSSSRHCDSPRPTIGGKYCLGERRRHRSCNTDDCPPGSQDFREMQCSEFDSVPFRGKFYTWKTYRGGGVKACSLTCLAEGFNFYTERAAAVVDGTPCRPDTVDICVSGECKHVGCDRVLGSDLREDKCRVCGGDGSACETIEGVFSPAWPGAGTRNGGDRQVQGRAKWVTSELHCPGYEEVVWIPKGSVHIFIQDLNLSLSHLALKGDQESLLLEGLPGTPQPHRLPLAGTTFQLRQGPDQTQSLEALGPINASLIVMVLARTELPVLRYRFNAPITRDALPPYSWYYAPWTKCSAQCAGGSQVQAVECRNQLDSSAVAPHHCSAHSKLPKRQRACNTEPCPPDWVVGNWSRCSRSCDAGVRSRSVVCQRRVSAAEEKALDDSACPQPRPPVLEACHGPACPPEWAALDWSECTPSCGPGLRHRVVLCKSADHRATLPPTHCPPAAKPPATMRCNLRRCPPARWVAGEWVLRAVRLRAATAPGTLLQPHRAALTRVRGRPAAPRHAAVRGQV, from the exons ATGGCTCCTGCCTGCCAGATCCTCCGCTGGGCCCTCGCCCTGGGGCTGGGCCTCACGTTCGAGGTCACACACGCCTTCCGGTCTCAAG ATGAGTTCCTGTCCAGTCTGGAGAGCTATGAGATCGCCTTCCCCACCCGAGTGGACCACAACGGGGCACTGCTGGCCTtctcacccccaacccccaggagGCAGCGTCGGGGCACAGGGCCCCAAGCAGAGTCCCGCCTTTTCTACAAGGTGGCTGCACCGAGCACCCACTTCCTGCTGAACCTGACCCGCAGCCCTCGCCTCCTGGCCGGGCATGTCTCCGTGGAGTACTGGACTCGAGAGGGCCTGGCCTGGCAGAGGGCCGCCCGGCCCCACTGCCTCTATGCCGGCCACCTGCAGGGCCAGGCCGGCAGCTCCCATGTGGCCATCAGCACCTGTGGGGGCCTG CATGGCCTGATTGTGGCAGATGAAGAAGAATACTTAATCGAGCCCCTGCAAGGTGGGCCCAAGGGGCACCGGGGCCCAGAGGAGAGTGGTCCACACGTGGTGTACAAGCGTTCCTCCCTGCGTCACCCCCACCTGGACACAGCCTGTGGAGTGAGAG ATGAGAAACCGTGGAAGGGGCGGCCTTGGTGGCTGCGCACCCTGAAACCGCCACCTGCCTGGCCCCTCGGGAATGAAACAGAGCGCGGCCAGCCAGGCCTGAAGCGCTCGGTCAGCCGAGAGCGCTATGTGGAGACCCTGGTGGTGGCTGACAAGATGATGGTGGCCTACCACGGGCGCCGAGACGTGGAACAGTATGTGCTGGCCATCATGAACATT GTTGCCAAACTTTTCCAGGACTCGAGTCTGGGAAACATCGTTAATATCCTGGTAACACGCCTTATCCTGCTCACGGAGGACCAG CCCACCCTGGAGATCACCCACCATGCTGGGAAGTCCCTGGACAGCTTCTGTAAGTGGCAGAAATCCATCGTGAACCGCAGCGGCCATGGCAATGCCATTCCAGAGAACGGCGTGGCCAACCATGACACAGCGGTGCTCATCACACG CTATGACATCTGCATCTACAAGAACAAACCCTGCGGCACACTAG GCCTGGCCCCCGTGGGCGGGATGTGTGAGCGAGAGAGAAGTTGTAGCATCAACGAAGACATCGGCCTGGCCACAGCATTCACCATTGCCCACGAGATCGGACACAC GTTTGGTATGAACCACGACGGCGTGGGGAACAGCTGCGGGGCCCGTGGCCAGGACCCAGCCAAACTCATGGCTGCGCACATCACCATGAAGACCAACCCGTTTGTGTGGTCCTCCTGCAGCCGTGACTACATCACCAGCTTTCTGGA CTTgggcctggggctctgcctgAACAACCGGCCGCCCAGACAGGACTTCGTGTACCCAACAGTGGCCCCCGGCCAGGCCTATGATGCAGATGAACAATGCCGCTTCCAGCATGGAGTCAAATCGCGTCAGTGTAAATACGGG GAGGTCTGCAGCGAGTTGTGGTGTCTGAGCAAGAGCAACCGGTGCATCACCAACAGCATCCCGGCCGCCGAGGGCACGCTGTGCCAGACGCACACCATCGACAAGGGG TGGTGCTACAAGCGGGTCTGCGTCCCCTTCGGGTCGCGGCCGGAGGGCGTGGACGGCGCCTGGGGCCCGTGGACCCCGTGGGGCGACTGCAGCCGGACGTGCGGCGGCGGCGTGTCCTCCTCCAGCCGTCACTGCGACAGCCCCAG GCCGACGATCGGGGGCAAGTACTGCCTGGGCGAGAGACGGAGGCACCGTTCCTGCAACACCGAT GACTGTCCCCCAGGCTCCCAGGACTTCAGGGAAATGCAGTGCTCTGAATTTGACAGTGTCCCCTTCCGTGGAAAATTCTACACGTGGAAAACGTACCGGGGAG GGGGCGTGAAGGCCTGCTCGCTCACGTGCCTAGCAGAAGGCTTCAACTTCTACACGGAGAGGGCGGCGGCTGTGGTGGACGGGACGCCCTGCCGCCCAGACACAGTGGACATTTGTGTCAGCGGCGAGTGCAAG CACGTGGGCTGCGACCGGGTCCTGGGCTCTGACCTGCGGGAAGACAAGTGCAGAGTGTGTGGGGGTGATGGCAGCGCCTGCGAAACCATCGAGGGGGTCTTCAGCCCAGCCTGGCCTGGAGCCG GGACCAGGAATGGGGGAGACAGGCAGGTGCAGGGAAGGGCCAAGTGGGTGACATCTGAGCTCCACTGTCCAGGGTACGAGGAAGTCGTCTGGATCCCCAAAGGCTCCGTCCACATTTTCATCCAGGACCTGAACCTCTCCCTCAGTCACCTGG CCCTGAAGGGGGACCAGGAGTCCCTGCTGCTGGAGGGGCTGCCCGGGACCCCCCAGCCCCACCGCCTGCCCCTGGCCGGGACCACCTTTCAGCTGCGACAAGGGCCGGATCAGACCCAGAGCCTAGAAGCCCTGGGACCCATTAACGCATCTCTCATCGTCATG GTGCTGGCCCGGACTGAGCTGCCAGTCCTCCGCTACCGCTTCAATGCACCCATCACCCGAGATGCACTGCCTCCGTACTCCTGGTACTACGCGCCCTGGACCAAGTGCTCGGCCCAGTGTGCAGGCG GCAGCCAGGTGCAGGCTGTGGAGTGCCGCAATCAGCTGGACAGCTCAGCCGTGGCTCCGCACCACTGCAGCGCCCACAGCAAGCTACCCAAGAGGCAGCGCGCCTGCAACACAGAGCCCTGCCCACCCGA ctGGGTCGTAGGGAACTGGTCGCGCTGCAGCCGCAGCTGTGATGCGGGCGTGCGCAGCCGCTCCGTCGTGTGCCAGCGCCGCGTGTCGGCCGCCGAGGAGAAGGCGCTGGACGACAGCGCTTGCCCGCAGCCGCGCCCACCGGTGCTGGAGGCCTGCCACGGCCCGGCCTGCCCTCCGGAGTGGGCCGCCCTCGACTGGTCGGAG TGCACCCCCAGCTGCGGGCCGGGCCTCCGCCACCGTGTCGTCCTTTGTAAGAGCGCAGATCATCGCGCCACACTGCCCCCCACGCACTGCCCGCCCGCGGCCAAGCCGCCGGCGACCATGCGCTGCAACCTGCGCCGCTGCCCGCCGGCCCGCTGGGTGGCGGGAGAGTGGG TGCTCCGCGCAGTGCGGCTTCGGGCAGCAACAGCGCCCGGTACgctgctccagccacacagggCAGCCCTCACGCGAGTGCGCGGACGCCCTGCGGCCCCCCGCCACGCAGCAGTGCGAGGCCAAGTGTGA